One genomic region from Rhodothermus sp. encodes:
- a CDS encoding aminotransferase class V-fold PLP-dependent enzyme — protein MDLSFWLERVVGAIRAWEASWGSFEPHPAGQVPRDELEAALARYLERLRGNYPFFHPRYAGQMLKPPHPVAVIGYLAAQLINPNNHALDGGPPTGEMEKEVIRMLAAMLHLPAATLGHLTGGGTMANLEALWVARCLHPDRGVAFSHEAHYTHSRMSAVLQLEAVEVPVDPEGRMDLQALEATLRTGRIGTVVLTAGTTGRGVVDPIADALPLCRQYGCRVHVDAAYGGFFALLAHAEAPELSVETRRHLKAIAQCDSVAIDPHKHGLQPYGCGAILFRDPSVGRFYRHDSPYTYFTSDALHLGEISLECSRAGAAAGALWLTLQVLPLAADRGLGPMLAACLRAARRWATLMQETATLRPVQPPELDILTFYPVPEMPRASAVDEASQRLFQEAMQDAEDPVFLSVLRLRTEALRHRWPALQPDRPEVRVLRSVLMKPEHETYLPHLHQRLQQLVHRVRTLA, from the coding sequence ATGGATCTGAGCTTCTGGCTTGAACGTGTGGTTGGCGCTATCCGGGCCTGGGAAGCATCCTGGGGATCCTTTGAGCCCCATCCTGCTGGGCAGGTACCTCGGGACGAGCTGGAAGCTGCGCTGGCGCGTTATCTGGAACGCCTGCGTGGCAACTATCCTTTCTTCCATCCACGCTATGCCGGCCAGATGTTGAAGCCGCCACATCCAGTGGCCGTCATTGGCTACCTGGCGGCGCAGTTGATCAATCCCAACAATCACGCTCTGGATGGGGGGCCGCCTACGGGCGAGATGGAAAAAGAGGTGATACGGATGCTGGCAGCTATGCTGCATCTGCCGGCAGCCACGCTTGGCCACCTTACCGGTGGGGGAACCATGGCCAACTTGGAGGCTCTCTGGGTGGCGCGTTGTCTGCATCCAGATCGGGGTGTGGCGTTTTCGCACGAGGCGCACTATACACACAGTCGCATGAGCGCTGTGCTGCAGCTTGAGGCAGTGGAGGTCCCGGTGGATCCTGAAGGGCGCATGGACCTGCAGGCGCTTGAAGCGACGTTGCGGACCGGACGCATTGGGACTGTTGTGTTGACTGCCGGCACGACAGGACGGGGTGTGGTCGATCCGATCGCTGATGCACTGCCGCTTTGCCGACAGTACGGCTGCCGGGTACATGTCGATGCGGCCTACGGTGGTTTCTTTGCGTTGCTGGCCCATGCTGAAGCGCCGGAGCTGAGCGTGGAAACCCGACGCCATCTAAAGGCCATTGCCCAGTGCGATTCCGTAGCCATTGATCCCCATAAACACGGGCTGCAGCCGTATGGGTGTGGGGCCATTCTTTTCCGGGATCCCTCCGTTGGACGGTTTTACCGCCACGACTCTCCATATACCTATTTCACCTCGGACGCGCTGCATCTGGGGGAGATCAGCCTGGAATGTTCACGAGCTGGAGCGGCGGCCGGTGCCCTCTGGCTCACGCTGCAGGTGCTGCCACTGGCGGCCGATCGCGGGCTGGGCCCCATGCTGGCAGCTTGCCTGCGAGCAGCTCGCCGGTGGGCAACGCTCATGCAGGAAACCGCAACGCTCCGGCCGGTACAACCGCCTGAACTGGACATTCTGACGTTCTATCCCGTGCCGGAGATGCCCCGGGCTTCGGCCGTCGACGAGGCCAGCCAACGGCTGTTTCAGGAGGCCATGCAGGATGCCGAAGATCCGGTGTTTCTCAGCGTGTTGCGGTTGCGCACCGAAGCGCTACGTCACCGGTGGCCGGCACTGCAACCAGACCGACCGGAAGTTCGCGTGCTTCGAAGTGTCCTGATGAAGCCAGAGCATGAGACGTACCTCCCGCATCTACATCAGCGGTTGCAGCAGCTGGTCCATCGTGTGCGAACGCTTGCATGA
- a CDS encoding DUF3592 domain-containing protein → MAKQSLLVWIARLLWLAPGLLLALGVYLGWSAYRLYHVWQEGIPAIAEITALEISARVDVTYDYVNLRIRLPDGRVVERKQLSLPHTLAPLLRGRDSVEVRIRPENPEDVVIVELVRTQWRMALIQAIMSLVGGIFFAVGVAWWNRLLRQRGDPALWAPEG, encoded by the coding sequence TTGGCAAAACAATCACTTTTGGTGTGGATTGCCCGGCTGCTCTGGCTGGCGCCCGGGCTATTGTTGGCGTTGGGGGTATATCTGGGATGGTCGGCCTATCGGTTATACCATGTCTGGCAGGAAGGTATTCCGGCCATCGCGGAGATCACAGCGTTGGAAATTTCGGCGCGGGTGGACGTGACCTATGACTATGTCAATTTGCGGATCCGACTGCCCGACGGACGGGTGGTGGAGCGCAAGCAACTGAGTTTGCCGCATACGCTCGCTCCTTTGTTGCGTGGACGTGATTCTGTGGAGGTACGGATCCGACCAGAGAATCCCGAAGATGTGGTGATTGTAGAGCTGGTCCGAACGCAGTGGCGCATGGCTCTGATTCAGGCGATCATGAGCCTGGTAGGGGGGATCTTCTTTGCAGTGGGCGTGGCCTGGTGGAACCGACTGCTTCGCCAACGAGGCGATCCAGCCCTGTGGGCACCGGAAGGCTGA
- a CDS encoding serine kinase, whose protein sequence is MTYCFERFVLHLESETGALRRRADQVLQYHRFQPVRHGASPDWTIRLVVKVPEEPSWPIAFEAGACRLRIGEEGCWLQYGAVAFAGSGSEWEGYVPAGCERLPDFAYGLVLVMCLLLREQGWFGLHGAGLVYQGQGVLLVGRSGVGKSTLAYSLVRCGWHFLTDDALMIYREGDGIEAVSFRKDFGLEVGSARYFPELAVFADRQPTDPNKRRIQVECLYPDRFCVRCRPALLVFPERAHAVQSRLQPLRRSEAFVRLLQAGLMLWRADDPMEWRLLEVMRRLVQQAPAYLLQLGLDVFDQPERLERLLHPMQRLVHQSGGGSWPVTNRIRV, encoded by the coding sequence ATGACCTATTGTTTTGAGCGGTTTGTTTTGCATTTGGAAAGTGAGACAGGGGCCCTGAGGCGACGTGCCGATCAGGTGTTGCAGTATCATCGATTTCAGCCGGTTCGGCATGGAGCATCTCCAGACTGGACCATACGCCTGGTTGTGAAAGTACCGGAGGAGCCTTCCTGGCCTATAGCCTTTGAGGCTGGGGCGTGTCGGTTGCGGATCGGGGAAGAGGGTTGCTGGCTACAGTACGGGGCCGTGGCGTTTGCGGGTAGTGGCTCAGAGTGGGAGGGCTATGTGCCGGCTGGTTGCGAAAGACTTCCTGACTTTGCGTATGGATTGGTGCTGGTGATGTGTCTGTTATTGCGCGAGCAAGGCTGGTTTGGATTGCACGGGGCCGGACTGGTTTATCAGGGGCAGGGGGTGTTGCTGGTTGGACGTAGCGGCGTGGGCAAATCGACGCTGGCCTACAGCCTGGTGCGTTGTGGCTGGCATTTTCTGACGGACGATGCGCTGATGATATATCGGGAGGGGGATGGCATAGAGGCCGTTTCCTTTCGGAAAGACTTCGGCTTGGAGGTAGGCAGCGCGCGGTATTTTCCCGAGCTGGCTGTCTTTGCAGACCGGCAGCCAACGGATCCGAATAAACGGCGTATTCAGGTAGAGTGTCTGTATCCCGACAGGTTTTGCGTGCGCTGTCGGCCTGCACTTCTGGTGTTTCCGGAGCGTGCGCATGCGGTGCAAAGCCGACTGCAGCCGCTACGGCGCAGCGAAGCATTTGTGCGGTTGTTGCAGGCTGGGCTGATGCTCTGGCGTGCAGACGATCCGATGGAATGGCGTTTGCTTGAGGTTATGCGCCGGCTGGTTCAGCAGGCACCGGCTTATCTGTTGCAGCTCGGCCTGGATGTGTTCGACCAGCCAGAGCGTCTGGAGCGATTGCTCCATCCAATGCAACGATTGGTTCACCAGTCCGGAGGAGGATCATGGCCCGTTACGAACCGGATCCGCGTGTGA
- a CDS encoding putative molybdenum carrier protein: MESWKLERVVSGGQTGVDRAALDAARASGVPIGGWCPRGRWAEDGPIPDSYPLQETPSPDPIVRTQWNVRDSDGTLILHLSSPLRGGTAQTEQVARQLGKPCLVLNLERPVAELVEQIRCWLAAEKIRVLNVAGPRESQEPGIYHRAYAVLAVLFRSLGARAER; this comes from the coding sequence ATGGAAAGCTGGAAGCTTGAACGCGTCGTTTCCGGTGGGCAAACCGGGGTCGATCGTGCGGCGCTCGACGCTGCGCGGGCATCCGGGGTTCCCATCGGCGGCTGGTGTCCCCGAGGACGATGGGCCGAAGATGGCCCGATCCCCGATAGCTATCCATTGCAGGAGACTCCCTCGCCAGATCCCATCGTTCGCACGCAGTGGAACGTGCGCGACAGCGATGGTACGCTCATCCTGCATCTAAGCAGCCCACTTCGAGGTGGCACGGCCCAGACCGAACAGGTTGCGCGGCAACTGGGAAAGCCCTGTCTGGTGTTGAATCTGGAGCGTCCCGTTGCGGAGCTGGTCGAGCAGATTCGTTGCTGGCTTGCGGCAGAGAAAATTCGGGTGCTTAACGTGGCCGGACCGCGCGAGAGCCAGGAGCCGGGTATTTATCATCGAGCCTATGCAGTACTGGCTGTCCTGTTTCGCTCGTTGGGGGCACGTGCGGAACGGTGA
- the thpR gene encoding RNA 2',3'-cyclic phosphodiesterase yields MVRLFIALNLPEEHKRRLYALRKPSWKARWATPEQFHLTLRFLGPVEEARLPELIQTLARIEAPAFELTPRGLIVLPSPARPRVLAAAVDPVPALHGLHTAVEQHVVALGFTPETRPFRPHITLARLKHVPAPVVRAFLQQHRNFALAPFPVQAFYLYESHLYPDGARYEILHRFPLQR; encoded by the coding sequence ATGGTGCGTCTGTTTATTGCCCTGAATCTGCCTGAAGAGCATAAACGTCGGCTCTATGCCCTGCGTAAGCCTTCCTGGAAGGCACGCTGGGCAACCCCCGAACAGTTTCACCTGACCCTGCGTTTTTTAGGTCCCGTCGAAGAAGCACGGTTACCCGAACTGATCCAGACACTGGCCCGAATCGAAGCACCCGCGTTTGAGTTGACTCCCCGGGGCCTGATTGTATTGCCTTCGCCAGCGCGTCCACGCGTGCTGGCCGCAGCGGTCGATCCAGTCCCGGCCTTGCATGGGCTTCACACCGCCGTTGAGCAGCACGTGGTCGCTCTGGGCTTTACTCCCGAAACCCGCCCTTTTCGCCCACATATTACCCTGGCTCGCCTGAAGCATGTCCCGGCTCCTGTGGTACGCGCATTTCTTCAACAACATCGCAATTTTGCGCTGGCGCCGTTTCCGGTCCAGGCCTTCTATCTGTACGAAAGCCATCTGTATCCTGATGGAGCACGCTATGAAATACTTCACCGGTTTCCTCTGCAACGCTAA
- a CDS encoding HNH endonuclease, with the protein MKGRVLVLNQDYSVLTVCSVERAVILVLLRKAEVVVAHPDRFVRSPSLQIPWPSVVRLKWYVRVPYKHIMLNRKNIMRRDGYRCQYCGRREDLTVDHVIPRSRGGRDTWENLVTACTRCNNRKGNRTPEEAGMKLRARPFRPHHIMFIREFVGTIDDAWKPYLFMA; encoded by the coding sequence ATGAAAGGGCGAGTACTGGTCCTGAATCAGGATTATAGCGTGCTAACCGTTTGTAGTGTAGAGCGCGCGGTTATTCTGGTCCTGTTGCGCAAAGCTGAAGTGGTGGTAGCCCATCCCGATCGCTTTGTTCGTTCGCCCAGCCTGCAGATACCCTGGCCCAGCGTTGTGCGGCTCAAGTGGTATGTGCGGGTTCCCTACAAGCACATTATGTTGAATCGGAAGAACATTATGCGTCGGGATGGTTACCGCTGTCAGTATTGTGGGAGGCGGGAAGACCTTACGGTCGATCATGTTATTCCGCGTTCGCGAGGCGGACGTGATACCTGGGAAAACCTGGTGACCGCCTGTACGCGTTGCAACAACCGCAAAGGCAATCGTACGCCTGAAGAGGCGGGGATGAAGCTACGGGCGCGGCCGTTTCGCCCTCACCACATTATGTTTATCCGGGAGTTTGTAGGCACGATCGACGATGCCTGGAAGCCCTATCTTTTCATGGCATAA
- the hisF gene encoding imidazole glycerol phosphate synthase subunit HisF, whose amino-acid sequence MPLARRLIPCLDVDRGRVVKGVNFVDLVDAGDPVEQARFYDRAGADELVFLDITATHEGRAIMHEVVRRTADQVFIPLTVGGGLRTLEDMRAMLQAGADKVSINSAAIRSPELITAGAEAFGSQCIVVAIDARRVSDNPPRWEVYTHGGRRPTGIDAIVWAQEAEARGAGELLVTSMDRDGTRDGYDLELLRAISTRVSIPVIASGGAGTLEHLRQAFVEGQADAVLAASIFHFRLYTIQEAKAYLHRAGIPVRLTEPSDVLA is encoded by the coding sequence ATGCCGCTGGCGCGCCGCCTCATCCCCTGTCTGGACGTTGACCGTGGTCGTGTGGTCAAAGGGGTAAACTTTGTGGATCTAGTCGATGCGGGCGACCCGGTCGAACAGGCCCGCTTTTATGATCGAGCCGGTGCCGATGAGCTGGTGTTTCTGGACATTACAGCCACCCATGAAGGCCGGGCAATCATGCACGAGGTCGTGCGGCGCACCGCCGACCAGGTGTTCATTCCGCTGACGGTAGGCGGTGGCCTACGGACGCTTGAAGACATGCGGGCTATGCTCCAGGCAGGTGCCGATAAGGTGTCGATCAACTCGGCCGCCATTCGCTCCCCTGAACTGATTACAGCAGGTGCCGAGGCTTTTGGGAGCCAGTGCATTGTGGTGGCCATCGATGCCCGACGCGTCTCGGATAATCCTCCGCGCTGGGAAGTCTATACGCACGGTGGGCGTCGTCCTACCGGGATCGACGCCATTGTGTGGGCGCAGGAAGCCGAAGCGCGTGGTGCCGGTGAACTCCTGGTTACTTCGATGGATCGGGACGGTACCAGAGATGGCTATGATTTAGAGCTGCTGCGGGCCATCAGCACACGCGTCTCGATTCCGGTCATTGCTTCCGGCGGCGCCGGTACGCTGGAGCACCTGCGCCAGGCGTTCGTCGAAGGCCAGGCCGATGCTGTTCTGGCCGCCTCCATCTTCCACTTTCGCCTCTATACGATCCAGGAGGCTAAAGCTTACCTGCATCGTGCCGGTATCCCTGTGCGCCTGACCGAACCCAGCGATGTCCTTGCCTGA
- a CDS encoding PqqD family protein: protein MARYEPDPRVNFTRFDEGEGVLLHLETRSYYTLNATGVFIWEQLEAGRQTVEEVVEALVSSYEVGREVAERQVRAFLEALQQEGLITRRA, encoded by the coding sequence ATGGCCCGTTACGAACCGGATCCGCGTGTGAACTTTACGCGCTTTGACGAAGGGGAAGGGGTGTTATTGCATCTGGAAACCCGGTCGTATTACACGTTAAATGCGACGGGCGTATTTATCTGGGAGCAGTTGGAGGCTGGGCGGCAGACGGTTGAGGAAGTGGTGGAGGCCTTGGTGTCCAGCTATGAGGTAGGGCGGGAAGTGGCTGAGCGGCAGGTGCGGGCTTTTCTGGAAGCGCTGCAGCAGGAGGGGTTGATCACGCGTCGGGCATGA
- a CDS encoding ABC transporter permease, with translation MSLPEVRQTVRLLRGAALLFGVLGLGIALWLADKAIRYPHILARQGDAQAPLWIPMLVFVLLCTGASIFLFLRAARRVARGETLDTRWPCRHRSARAPNERNRTASTA, from the coding sequence ATGTCCTTGCCTGAAGTACGCCAGACCGTTCGCCTGCTTCGCGGCGCGGCCCTGCTATTCGGGGTACTCGGACTGGGCATTGCCCTCTGGCTGGCCGACAAGGCGATCCGCTATCCCCACATCCTGGCGCGTCAGGGCGATGCACAGGCACCGCTCTGGATTCCCATGCTGGTGTTCGTATTGCTGTGCACAGGAGCCAGCATTTTCCTGTTCTTACGGGCAGCCCGGCGGGTGGCCCGTGGCGAAACGCTTGACACCCGGTGGCCCTGTCGTCACCGTTCCGCACGTGCCCCCAACGAGCGAAACAGGACAGCCAGTACTGCATAG
- a CDS encoding lysylphosphatidylglycerol synthase transmembrane domain-containing protein, producing the protein MQRTARIRTLLFRLGSFALGGLLLYLALRGVDLREVWHTLEQADYRWLAPLVALTLLSHLIRAWRWRLLLEALPDTAVHNSPTVAQAFRALMIGYMVNYAAPRLGELARAASLSRTSGLRLSSVLGTVVAERLLDLLVLGLALLSVLVLLLDRWVELHRLLVKPLLQHGTLKGLGLGGLLFLVLAGLGFHLRRQSRLLQRLIRRIRAPLQAFKRGLFTVHRTHRPVALLFSTLLIWACYWGMAYLPLRLLHLETPYGLGWTAAWILLVLGAIGVALPAPGGLGSYHYITVQVMVHLFAVPQEPAATYAVLTHAAQMVLYTAVGFLCLLLQGGHWRPPHGTDLEALPATFRTPSTSP; encoded by the coding sequence ATGCAACGCACTGCCAGGATTCGAACGCTACTTTTTCGGCTGGGCAGTTTTGCCCTCGGGGGCCTTTTACTGTATCTGGCCCTGCGTGGCGTTGACCTGCGAGAAGTGTGGCACACGCTGGAGCAAGCCGATTACCGATGGCTGGCCCCCCTTGTCGCCCTGACGTTGCTGAGCCACCTGATCCGTGCCTGGCGATGGCGTCTGTTGCTGGAGGCCCTTCCCGATACAGCCGTTCACAATAGCCCTACCGTAGCCCAGGCCTTTCGCGCATTAATGATCGGCTACATGGTCAACTATGCTGCCCCCCGATTGGGAGAACTGGCCCGTGCCGCCAGTCTAAGCCGTACCAGTGGCCTGCGCCTCAGTAGTGTGCTGGGCACGGTCGTAGCCGAACGACTCCTGGATCTGCTGGTGCTGGGGCTGGCACTGCTCAGCGTACTGGTCCTCCTCCTGGATCGCTGGGTTGAGCTTCACCGACTGCTTGTAAAGCCCCTGCTGCAGCATGGCACGCTGAAAGGGCTGGGGCTGGGCGGCCTGCTCTTCCTGGTACTGGCCGGACTGGGCTTTCATTTGAGACGACAGAGTCGGCTGTTGCAGCGGCTCATCAGGCGGATACGTGCACCGCTCCAGGCATTCAAACGCGGACTATTTACCGTACACCGTACCCATCGGCCCGTCGCCCTGCTTTTCAGCACACTGCTGATATGGGCCTGTTACTGGGGCATGGCCTATCTGCCGTTGCGTCTGCTACACCTGGAGACTCCCTATGGCCTGGGATGGACAGCAGCCTGGATTTTACTTGTACTGGGAGCCATTGGCGTAGCACTGCCTGCTCCTGGTGGGCTGGGGTCCTATCACTACATTACTGTGCAGGTCATGGTACACCTGTTTGCCGTGCCTCAGGAGCCAGCCGCTACGTATGCGGTACTAACCCATGCCGCCCAGATGGTGCTATATACGGCGGTCGGCTTTCTCTGTCTGTTGCTTCAAGGAGGGCACTGGCGTCCGCCACATGGTACTGATTTAGAAGCGCTTCCGGCTACATTTCGAACCCCTTCCACGTCTCCTTGA
- the rlmB gene encoding 23S rRNA (guanosine(2251)-2'-O)-methyltransferase RlmB yields MNMRDAVDRLVGRNPVREALDRPETHVEKIFLQAGTRGTAIEAIRQAARARGIPVHTVPKARLDRLAQGAAHQGVVAFVAPVAYRMLETLLEEVAPSPEVVREQQPLLVALDQIEDPHNYGAILRTAVAAGVAGVLVPRHHMAPLNAVALKASAGAALRIPIARVTNLTQALETLKAHGFWIAGASPSGQVSVWEMDWHRPLVLVLGNEGRGLRPRVARTCDLLVSIPLHGPVQSLNVSVAAGILLFAATRSRH; encoded by the coding sequence ATGAATATGCGTGACGCGGTCGATCGGCTGGTGGGACGCAACCCGGTGCGTGAAGCACTGGACAGGCCGGAAACACACGTAGAGAAAATTTTTCTGCAAGCGGGCACGCGGGGAACGGCGATCGAAGCCATACGGCAGGCAGCGCGTGCCCGCGGCATTCCAGTACATACAGTACCCAAGGCCCGGCTGGATCGGCTGGCTCAGGGGGCAGCCCATCAGGGCGTGGTGGCTTTTGTAGCGCCGGTCGCCTACCGAATGCTGGAGACGCTGTTGGAAGAGGTGGCCCCTTCGCCTGAAGTGGTTCGGGAGCAGCAGCCTCTTCTGGTGGCACTGGACCAGATCGAAGATCCTCACAACTACGGCGCTATCCTGCGAACAGCCGTGGCGGCTGGTGTGGCCGGTGTGCTGGTACCCCGGCACCACATGGCCCCTTTAAACGCAGTTGCCCTGAAGGCAAGCGCCGGTGCGGCTTTGCGCATACCTATTGCCCGCGTAACCAACCTGACACAGGCACTGGAGACGCTCAAAGCGCATGGATTCTGGATAGCCGGTGCCAGCCCTTCCGGACAGGTATCCGTATGGGAAATGGACTGGCACCGACCTCTGGTGCTTGTCCTGGGCAACGAAGGACGCGGACTTCGCCCCCGTGTGGCGCGGACGTGCGACCTGCTCGTGTCGATCCCGCTACACGGACCTGTTCAATCGCTCAACGTTTCGGTAGCAGCGGGTATTCTTCTATTTGCCGCTACCCGCTCCCGTCACTGA
- a CDS encoding outer membrane lipoprotein carrier protein LolA, with translation MKYFTGFLCNAKRRAWLWVCFSFWSSLAQAQDTAHQLMEQLRTRYQQIEALQASFVQLLQAPYAKQPDTLQGRIWLQGDRYRIETPQQTIVTDGHTIWVYLHDTRQVLINDYVPDETAFSLNEFLLHYRKRYEVSGGQTIQQADATYYRLHLQPLRPDVPFQEVVLWVRTQDLLVTRVEVRDVNDTRMTFVLSNLVVNPTLSADMFTFHPPAGAEVVDLRQ, from the coding sequence ATGAAATACTTCACCGGTTTCCTCTGCAACGCTAAGCGACGGGCATGGCTGTGGGTCTGCTTCAGCTTCTGGAGCTCACTGGCACAGGCCCAGGATACAGCGCACCAGCTCATGGAGCAACTGCGCACACGGTATCAACAGATCGAAGCGCTACAGGCCTCGTTCGTACAGCTCCTGCAGGCACCCTACGCCAAACAACCCGACACGCTGCAGGGTAGGATCTGGCTACAGGGCGACCGCTACCGCATCGAAACCCCACAGCAGACCATTGTTACCGACGGACATACAATCTGGGTGTACCTGCACGACACACGTCAGGTGCTCATCAATGACTATGTACCCGACGAAACCGCCTTTTCACTGAACGAATTTCTGCTGCACTACCGCAAACGTTATGAAGTAAGCGGTGGCCAAACCATACAACAGGCGGACGCGACCTATTATCGATTGCACCTGCAACCACTCCGCCCTGACGTGCCGTTCCAGGAGGTGGTGCTCTGGGTGAGGACGCAGGACCTGCTGGTTACCCGTGTCGAAGTGCGCGACGTCAACGATACGCGCATGACTTTTGTATTATCCAATCTGGTGGTCAATCCCACCCTCTCCGCCGACATGTTCACATTCCATCCCCCTGCCGGAGCTGAAGTGGTGGACCTCCGTCAGTAA